One genomic region from Salinicola endophyticus encodes:
- a CDS encoding ABC transporter ATP-binding protein, with amino-acid sequence MIELQGLTKTYAGKRVVDDVSLTLESGEFGVLIGPSGCGKSTTLKMINRLIPLSEGRILINGDDVTQLPVEQLRRRIGYAIQSTGLFPHWSVARNVATVPQLLKWPKARIDDRVDELMTLFQLDPAEFRDKYPHQLSGGQAQRVGVARALAADPEVLLMDEPFGAVDPLTRETLQAEMKRVHAQTGKTIVFVTHDMDEALALATRVALLNGGRLVQYDRPIEMLVKPADDFVREFIGQADLGLKLLSRRFVHQYQRRARLAPETGLERLDEHAWLVDAEGRPSALAGARLDDADAITRVKPEWIATPEMSMKEALSRMVWYRVTALPVVDRDGRLIAEVGMPGVMGIEGDSAVSEAAS; translated from the coding sequence ATGATCGAACTGCAAGGGCTGACCAAGACCTACGCCGGCAAGCGGGTGGTCGACGACGTCTCGCTGACGCTCGAGAGCGGCGAATTCGGCGTGCTGATCGGGCCCTCGGGCTGCGGCAAGTCGACCACGCTGAAGATGATCAACCGCCTGATCCCGCTGAGCGAGGGGCGCATCCTGATCAACGGTGACGACGTCACCCAACTGCCCGTTGAGCAGCTGCGGCGGCGGATCGGCTACGCCATCCAGTCCACCGGGCTGTTCCCGCACTGGAGCGTGGCGCGCAATGTGGCCACCGTGCCGCAACTGCTCAAGTGGCCCAAGGCGCGCATCGATGACCGCGTCGACGAGCTGATGACGCTGTTTCAACTCGACCCGGCCGAGTTCCGCGACAAGTACCCGCACCAGCTCTCCGGCGGCCAGGCACAGCGGGTCGGCGTGGCGCGGGCGCTCGCCGCCGACCCCGAGGTGCTGCTGATGGACGAGCCGTTCGGCGCGGTCGACCCGCTCACCCGCGAGACGCTGCAGGCGGAGATGAAGCGCGTCCACGCCCAGACCGGCAAGACCATCGTCTTCGTCACCCATGACATGGACGAAGCGCTGGCCCTGGCCACGCGCGTTGCCCTGCTCAACGGCGGCCGCCTGGTGCAGTACGACCGCCCCATCGAGATGCTGGTAAAGCCCGCCGATGACTTCGTGCGCGAATTCATCGGCCAGGCCGATCTCGGCCTCAAGCTGCTGTCGCGACGCTTCGTGCACCAGTACCAGCGCCGCGCCCGGCTGGCGCCGGAGACCGGCCTGGAGCGTCTCGACGAGCACGCCTGGCTGGTCGACGCCGAGGGCCGCCCCAGCGCCCTGGCCGGCGCGCGGCTGGATGACGCCGACGCCATCACCCGGGTCAAGCCCGAGTGGATCGCTACCCCGGAGATGAGCATGAAGGAGGCGCTGTCGCGCATGGTGTGGTACCGGGTGACCGCGCTGCCGGTGGTGGACCGCGACGGACGTCTGATCGCCGAAGTGGGCATGCCCGGAGTGATGGGTATCGAGGGCGACAGCGCCGTCAGCGAGGCCGCATCATGA
- a CDS encoding ABC transporter permease, producing MPHEHAPRVIGNRVLLTLWLAAAVGVALLPFATLSPNRLVSGQPVMLWQALSSWQLGALGLIAAGLLLAALARGLASRTTCWLGLALTLPLLGLALFALGDYAQRALAEASPAARVSQGGAFWLLLLAAALIAVDALQRLRLALLPRALFALLALGLIGACLASDLLAPLSLMREFANQRDIFVAQGLRHLALVGGALLPALALGLPLGLVAARSRRWRDGLFSVLNVFQTLPSIAVFGLLIAPLAALARAVPWLGELGVSGIGVAPAIIALVLYSLLPVVRNTYAGLTGVPATTLEAARGMGMTSRQILWRVELPLALPVILSGLRIVTVQAIGLTVVAALIGAGGFGAFIFQGLGQYAIDLVLLGAIPTIVLAVIADFLLQLLVAASRPPGTR from the coding sequence ATGCCGCATGAGCACGCCCCGCGGGTGATCGGCAACCGGGTACTGCTGACGCTATGGCTGGCCGCGGCCGTGGGCGTGGCGCTGCTGCCGTTCGCGACGCTCTCGCCCAACCGGCTGGTCTCGGGCCAGCCAGTGATGCTGTGGCAGGCGCTATCCAGCTGGCAGCTCGGTGCACTGGGCCTGATCGCGGCGGGGCTGTTGCTGGCCGCGCTGGCGCGGGGGCTGGCGTCGCGTACCACCTGTTGGTTGGGGCTGGCGCTGACGCTGCCGTTGCTGGGGCTGGCGCTGTTCGCCCTCGGCGACTATGCCCAGCGCGCCCTAGCCGAAGCCTCCCCCGCCGCCCGGGTCTCCCAAGGCGGCGCCTTCTGGCTGCTGCTGTTGGCGGCAGCGCTGATCGCCGTGGATGCGCTGCAGCGCCTGCGCCTGGCGCTGCTGCCGCGGGCACTGTTCGCGCTGCTGGCGCTGGGCCTGATCGGCGCCTGCCTGGCCAGCGACCTGCTCGCCCCGCTGTCGTTGATGCGTGAATTCGCCAATCAGCGTGACATCTTCGTCGCCCAGGGCCTGCGCCATCTCGCCCTGGTCGGCGGGGCGCTGCTACCGGCGCTGGCGCTGGGGCTGCCGCTGGGGCTCGTGGCGGCTCGCAGCCGGCGCTGGCGCGATGGCCTGTTCAGCGTGCTCAACGTGTTCCAGACGCTGCCCTCGATCGCGGTGTTCGGGCTGCTGATCGCGCCCCTGGCGGCGCTGGCCCGCGCGGTGCCGTGGCTGGGCGAGCTGGGGGTCAGCGGTATCGGGGTGGCACCGGCGATCATCGCGCTGGTGCTCTACTCGCTGCTGCCGGTGGTGCGCAACACTTACGCCGGCCTCACCGGGGTACCGGCGACGACGCTGGAGGCGGCCCGCGGCATGGGCATGACCTCGCGCCAGATCCTGTGGCGGGTGGAGCTGCCGCTGGCGCTGCCGGTGATCCTTTCTGGGCTGCGCATCGTCACCGTGCAGGCGATCGGGCTCACCGTGGTGGCGGCGCTGATCGGCGCCGGCGGCTTCGGCGCCTTCATCTTCCAGGGCCTGGGGCAGTACGCCATCGACCTGGTCCTGCTCGGCGCCATCCCCACCATCGTGCTGGCGGTGATCGCCGATTTCCTTCTGCAACTGCTGGTGGCCGCGAGCCGCCCGCCCGGCACCCGTTGA
- a CDS encoding ABC transporter substrate-binding protein translates to MRKLLAIGLAAATLTAAIGTVQAADAPIRVASKIDTEGSLLGNMIVEVLERANLPVESRLQLGPTNIVRQALLSGDIDLYPEYTGNGAFFTDTTDDPAWKNAAEGYAKIRKMDLEQHQLAWLTPAPANNTWAIAVRQNVADANDLSSMADFGRWVDNGGEVKLAASAEFVESDAALPSFQRAYDFTLDEDQLLVLSGGNTAATIRAAAEGTSGTNAAMVYGTDGAIDAAQLKVMDDPKGVQMVYAPAPVVREAVLEAHPQIAELLEPVFESLDRETLQRLNGKIQVDGLPAKQVAHDYLSQQGLLD, encoded by the coding sequence ATGCGCAAGCTACTCGCCATCGGCCTCGCCGCCGCCACCCTCACGGCCGCTATCGGTACCGTCCAGGCCGCCGACGCGCCGATCCGCGTCGCCTCCAAGATCGATACCGAGGGCTCGCTGCTCGGCAACATGATCGTCGAGGTGCTCGAGCGCGCCAACCTGCCGGTGGAGAGCCGCCTGCAGCTGGGGCCGACCAATATCGTGCGCCAGGCGCTGCTCTCCGGCGATATCGACCTCTACCCCGAGTACACCGGCAACGGCGCTTTCTTCACCGATACCACCGACGACCCGGCGTGGAAGAACGCTGCCGAGGGCTACGCCAAGATCCGCAAGATGGACCTCGAGCAGCACCAGCTGGCGTGGCTGACCCCGGCCCCCGCCAACAACACCTGGGCGATCGCCGTGCGCCAGAACGTCGCCGATGCCAACGATCTCAGCAGCATGGCCGACTTCGGGCGCTGGGTGGACAACGGTGGCGAGGTCAAGCTGGCCGCCTCGGCGGAGTTCGTCGAGAGCGACGCGGCGCTGCCCAGCTTCCAGCGCGCCTATGACTTCACCCTCGACGAAGATCAGCTGCTGGTTCTATCCGGCGGCAATACCGCGGCGACCATCCGCGCCGCCGCCGAGGGCACCAGCGGCACCAACGCTGCCATGGTCTACGGCACCGATGGCGCCATCGACGCCGCCCAGCTCAAGGTGATGGACGACCCCAAGGGGGTGCAGATGGTCTACGCCCCGGCGCCGGTGGTGCGCGAAGCAGTGCTCGAGGCGCATCCGCAGATCGCCGAGCTGCTCGAGCCGGTGTTCGAATCTCTCGATCGCGAGACCCTGCAGCGCCTCAACGGCAAGATCCAGGTGGATGGGCTGCCGGCCAAGCAGGTAGCGCACGACTATCTGAGCCAGCAGGGCCTCCTGGACTGA
- a CDS encoding I78 family peptidase inhibitor gives MYKEMSMKIPATTLLLGSLFLAGCSTAPAPDEAPPPPPMMEPLPADSCGAQAVGSMNGQILDETTRRWIEDRSRADEIRVIQPDEQVTMDHRPGRLDIRVDDQRRILSLACG, from the coding sequence ATGTACAAGGAGATGTCGATGAAGATTCCCGCCACCACCCTGCTGCTCGGCAGCCTGTTTCTGGCAGGCTGTAGCACCGCGCCGGCACCGGACGAGGCACCGCCCCCGCCGCCGATGATGGAGCCGCTGCCCGCGGATAGCTGTGGGGCGCAGGCGGTCGGCAGCATGAACGGTCAGATTCTCGACGAGACCACCCGTCGCTGGATCGAGGATCGCTCGCGTGCCGACGAGATCCGCGTGATCCAGCCGGACGAGCAGGTCACCATGGATCATCGCCCCGGGCGGCTGGATATCCGGGTCGACGACCAGCGCCGGATTCTGTCCCTCGCCTGCGGTTGA
- a CDS encoding cytochrome b, producing the protein MLQDSPQVYGSATRFLHWAVAALVIVQLTGVFLHEVWDGNAFSQLILPWHTSIGVSVLALMAIRTLWALSQLGHRPLHEGSLQRLAVWAHVLMYALLIMMPLSGVLMTWGSGYGVHAFGSVLVPGADVPWAASLGMVHEPIAWLITLMILGHVAMAMHHHFGRRDDTLKRMVGRPGGPQ; encoded by the coding sequence ATGCTGCAGGACTCCCCCCAGGTATATGGCTCGGCGACCCGCTTTCTGCACTGGGCCGTGGCCGCGCTGGTGATCGTTCAGCTCACCGGCGTGTTCCTGCACGAAGTGTGGGACGGCAACGCCTTCAGTCAGCTGATCCTGCCCTGGCACACCAGCATCGGTGTCAGCGTGCTCGCACTGATGGCGATCCGCACGCTGTGGGCGCTGTCCCAGCTCGGCCATCGCCCGTTGCATGAAGGCAGCCTGCAGCGGCTGGCGGTATGGGCGCACGTGCTGATGTATGCGCTGCTGATCATGATGCCGCTCTCCGGCGTGCTCATGACCTGGGGCTCCGGTTACGGCGTACACGCCTTCGGCAGCGTGCTGGTGCCTGGCGCCGACGTGCCCTGGGCGGCGTCGCTGGGCATGGTCCACGAGCCGATCGCCTGGTTGATCACGCTGATGATCCTGGGGCATGTGGCGATGGCGATGCATCACCATTTCGGGCGTCGCGACGATACCCTGAAGCGCATGGTCGGGCGCCCCGGCGGCCCGCAATAA
- a CDS encoding ion transporter, with protein sequence MPASAPHAAPTKRPISRFSERLLLAWDIAVVVLVAINLALLLFDSLYLIPPLNEAFEALAPGLHHAYQVNVREHFFRIDLCFVAIFILDVLLGWAIAIAQRRYARWFFYPFVHWYDVLGCIPLAGFRLLRVLRVVSLLIRLQRLGVVDVTRWPLYRFYRTYYGVVMEELSDRVAIKLLGDIQHEIAQSEHLTRRVSEEVIQPRKAALVSEIAARLERTIDKSYAENHRQVHRYVSALVARTLEENAELRRLKRLPMGDAVAEGLERSLDDIANRVVHEAIDGLRSPHFHSLLADLVGSGIDAWLRVDKTTDQVTQQVLIDVLELLKQQVAVQRWKLEMDPERTIRERDAARQAAGEQR encoded by the coding sequence ATGCCCGCAAGCGCGCCCCACGCCGCACCCACCAAGCGCCCGATCAGCCGCTTCAGCGAACGCCTGCTGCTGGCCTGGGACATCGCCGTGGTGGTGCTGGTGGCGATCAACCTGGCCCTTTTGCTATTCGATAGTCTCTATCTGATCCCGCCGCTCAACGAAGCCTTCGAAGCGCTGGCCCCGGGGCTCCACCACGCCTATCAGGTCAATGTGCGCGAGCACTTCTTCCGTATCGATCTGTGCTTCGTGGCGATTTTCATCCTCGACGTGCTGCTGGGCTGGGCCATCGCCATCGCCCAGCGGCGCTACGCACGCTGGTTCTTCTACCCCTTCGTGCACTGGTACGACGTGCTCGGCTGTATCCCGCTCGCCGGTTTCCGCCTGCTGCGCGTGCTGCGCGTGGTCTCGCTGCTGATCCGGCTACAGCGGCTGGGGGTGGTCGACGTGACCCGCTGGCCGCTCTACCGCTTCTATCGCACCTACTATGGGGTGGTGATGGAGGAGCTCTCCGACCGCGTGGCGATCAAGTTGCTGGGGGATATCCAGCACGAGATCGCCCAGAGCGAACACCTCACCCGGCGCGTCTCCGAGGAGGTGATCCAGCCACGCAAGGCGGCCCTGGTGAGCGAGATAGCGGCACGCCTGGAGCGTACCATCGACAAGAGCTACGCCGAGAACCATCGTCAGGTCCACCGCTACGTCTCGGCGCTGGTCGCGCGCACCCTGGAAGAGAATGCCGAACTGCGTCGGCTCAAGCGTCTGCCCATGGGCGATGCCGTGGCCGAGGGGCTCGAACGCAGCCTCGACGATATCGCCAACCGGGTAGTCCACGAGGCGATCGACGGCCTGCGCTCGCCGCACTTCCACTCGCTGCTGGCCGATCTGGTCGGCAGCGGTATCGACGCCTGGCTACGCGTCGACAAGACCACCGATCAGGTCACCCAGCAGGTGCTGATCGACGTGCTCGAGCTGCTCAAGCAGCAGGTCGCGGTGCAGCGCTGGAAACTCGAGATGGACCCGGAGCGCACCATCCGCGAGCGCGACGCCGCACGCCAGGCTGCCGGCGAGCAGCGCTAG
- a CDS encoding acyl-CoA thioesterase, producing the protein MTVLMTPDMANFSGKVHGGAILKKLDEVAYACASRYSGSYVVTLSVDQVLFKQPIHVGELVTFLAMVNHVGRSSMEIGIKVLAESIQERVIRHTNSCYLTMVAVDSAGHPVEVPPLALKTPLQKLRFEKAAMRKKLRKQEAEEERNAMTAYRQGHHDV; encoded by the coding sequence ATGACCGTGCTGATGACCCCCGACATGGCCAACTTCAGTGGCAAGGTGCATGGCGGGGCGATCCTCAAGAAGCTCGACGAAGTCGCCTACGCCTGCGCCAGCCGCTACTCCGGTAGCTACGTGGTGACGCTGTCGGTGGATCAGGTGCTGTTCAAGCAGCCGATCCATGTCGGCGAGCTGGTCACCTTTCTCGCCATGGTCAACCATGTCGGCCGCTCGTCGATGGAGATCGGCATCAAGGTGCTGGCCGAATCGATTCAGGAGCGCGTGATCCGCCACACCAATAGCTGCTACCTGACCATGGTGGCGGTGGACAGCGCGGGGCATCCGGTCGAGGTGCCACCGCTGGCGTTGAAGACCCCGTTGCAGAAGCTACGCTTCGAGAAGGCCGCGATGCGCAAGAAGCTGCGCAAGCAGGAAGCCGAAGAAGAGCGCAACGCCATGACCGCCTACCGCCAGGGCCACCACGACGTGTGA
- a CDS encoding short-chain fatty acid transporter, producing the protein MLQKLSRPAVKLVERYLPDPYIFVLLLTLVAALAAMLFEQQSPLAVMRYWGDGFWGLLAFSMQMLLVLVTGFMLASSPPVKRLLDALAGLARSPGGAIVLVTLVSLAASWINWGFGLVIGALFAKALARRIRVDYRLLIASAYSGFVVWHGGLAGSIPLTIATPGHFSEAQIGIIPTSQTIFSLYNLLIVGILFVVMPLINRWMLPDEQESVYVEPSQLAEPDSARPTDTTRPADRLENSTLLSWLVGIPGLAYLFHYFVFAGGGLNLNSVNFLFLSLAIVLHRTPRSLLMSLQEAIKGGAGIVIQFPFYAGIMGIMMGSGLAQSLSELFVAIASADTLPFWSFISAGVVNLFVPSGGGQWAVQAPVMLPAAQALGADVARVAMGVAWGDAWTNLLQPFWALPVLAIAGLNAKDIMGFCLIQLVVTGVIIGLGLTFF; encoded by the coding sequence ATGCTGCAGAAACTCTCCCGCCCCGCGGTCAAACTGGTCGAGCGCTACCTGCCCGATCCCTATATCTTCGTACTGCTGCTGACGCTGGTCGCCGCGCTGGCGGCGATGCTGTTCGAGCAGCAGTCACCGCTGGCGGTGATGCGCTACTGGGGCGACGGCTTCTGGGGGCTGCTGGCGTTCTCGATGCAGATGCTGCTGGTGCTGGTCACCGGCTTCATGCTGGCGAGCTCACCACCGGTCAAGCGCCTGCTCGACGCCCTCGCCGGCCTGGCCCGCTCCCCCGGCGGTGCGATCGTGCTGGTGACCCTGGTGTCGCTTGCCGCGAGCTGGATCAACTGGGGCTTCGGGCTGGTGATCGGGGCGCTGTTCGCCAAGGCGCTGGCGCGCCGGATACGGGTCGACTACCGCCTGCTGATCGCCAGCGCCTACTCCGGCTTCGTCGTCTGGCACGGCGGCCTGGCGGGCTCGATTCCGCTCACCATCGCCACCCCGGGCCACTTCAGCGAGGCCCAGATCGGTATCATCCCCACCTCGCAGACGATCTTCTCGCTCTACAACCTGCTGATCGTCGGGATCCTGTTCGTGGTCATGCCGCTGATCAACCGCTGGATGCTGCCGGACGAGCAAGAGAGCGTCTATGTCGAGCCGTCCCAGCTCGCCGAGCCCGACAGCGCGCGGCCGACGGACACCACGCGCCCTGCCGACCGGCTCGAGAACAGCACTTTGCTGTCGTGGCTGGTGGGTATTCCGGGGCTGGCCTACCTCTTCCACTACTTCGTCTTCGCCGGCGGCGGGCTCAACCTCAACAGCGTCAATTTCCTGTTCCTGTCGCTGGCGATCGTGCTGCACCGCACCCCGCGCAGCCTGCTGATGAGTCTCCAGGAGGCGATCAAGGGCGGTGCCGGCATCGTCATCCAGTTCCCCTTCTATGCCGGCATCATGGGCATCATGATGGGCTCGGGGCTGGCGCAGTCGCTCTCCGAGCTGTTCGTCGCCATCGCCAGCGCCGACACCCTGCCCTTCTGGTCGTTCATCAGCGCCGGCGTGGTCAACCTGTTCGTGCCCTCCGGCGGTGGCCAGTGGGCGGTGCAGGCGCCAGTGATGCTGCCCGCGGCCCAGGCGCTGGGCGCCGACGTGGCGCGGGTGGCGATGGGCGTGGCCTGGGGCGACGCCTGGACCAACCTGCTGCAGCCGTTCTGGGCCCTGCCGGTGCTCGCCATCGCCGGGCTCAACGCCAAGGACATCATGGGCTTCTGCCTGATCCAGCTGGTGGTGACCGGGGTGATCATCGGGTTGGGTCTGACCTTCTTCTAG
- a CDS encoding MATE family efflux transporter has product MASQDTPRYSTRHVWTLAWPIILSNITVPLLGLVDTAVVGHLPDSRYLAAVTLGATLFSFLYWGFGFLRMGTTGLTSQAVGRENDSDVRLLLAQSLVMATVIGVALILFSRPLIAGGLWLLDGSEAAMQLAADYAHIRIFSAPAVLANYAILGWFIGQQKTRITLAILLLTNGVNIVLDLLFVVGFGLASDGVAWASLLADYAALAFGLWRVAVHCRQLGGSLSRQALRVWAHYAALIRVNQHLFVRTLGLLFAQAFFTAQGANFGDTTLAANAVLLQFIMLTSFALDGFANAAEALTGRSVGRRAWDDFGDAVRAAGKLSLLVAGAAMALFALGGDWLVAQLTDLPEVRATASDFLPWMIAMPLLAVWSYLLDGVFIGATESRAMRNSVWLGLAVYLPTWWLTQGFGNHGLWFAFLVFTLVRSATLGACYVHYRRTRWCAVAGNPKSAESAEESVS; this is encoded by the coding sequence GTGGCCAGCCAGGACACCCCCCGCTACTCCACCCGTCACGTCTGGACGCTGGCGTGGCCGATCATTCTCTCCAATATCACCGTGCCCCTGCTGGGGCTGGTAGATACCGCCGTGGTCGGCCATCTGCCGGATTCGCGCTATCTCGCCGCGGTGACCCTCGGCGCCACGCTGTTCAGTTTCCTCTACTGGGGCTTCGGCTTCCTGCGCATGGGTACCACCGGCCTGACCTCGCAGGCGGTGGGCCGCGAGAACGACAGCGACGTGCGTCTGCTGCTGGCCCAGTCGCTGGTGATGGCGACGGTGATCGGGGTGGCGCTGATCCTCTTCTCGCGTCCGCTGATCGCCGGCGGGCTGTGGCTGCTCGACGGCAGCGAGGCGGCCATGCAGCTGGCCGCCGACTACGCCCATATCCGCATCTTCTCGGCCCCGGCGGTGCTCGCCAACTACGCCATCCTGGGCTGGTTCATCGGCCAGCAGAAGACGCGTATCACTCTGGCGATACTGCTGCTGACCAACGGCGTCAACATCGTGCTCGATCTGCTGTTCGTGGTCGGCTTCGGGCTGGCCAGCGATGGCGTCGCCTGGGCCTCGCTGCTCGCCGACTACGCCGCCCTGGCGTTCGGCCTGTGGCGGGTCGCGGTGCACTGCCGCCAGCTCGGCGGCTCGCTGTCGCGCCAGGCGCTGCGGGTGTGGGCACACTACGCCGCGCTGATCCGGGTCAACCAGCACCTCTTCGTGCGCACCCTGGGGCTGTTGTTCGCGCAGGCGTTCTTCACCGCTCAGGGGGCCAACTTCGGCGATACCACCCTGGCGGCGAACGCGGTGCTGTTGCAGTTCATCATGCTCACCTCCTTCGCCCTGGACGGCTTCGCCAACGCCGCCGAGGCACTCACCGGCCGCTCGGTGGGCCGGCGCGCCTGGGATGACTTCGGCGACGCAGTGCGCGCCGCGGGCAAGCTCTCGCTGCTGGTGGCGGGGGCGGCGATGGCGCTGTTCGCCCTCGGCGGCGACTGGCTGGTCGCGCAGCTCACCGACCTGCCGGAGGTACGCGCCACCGCCAGCGACTTCCTGCCGTGGATGATCGCCATGCCGTTGCTGGCGGTGTGGAGCTATCTGCTCGACGGGGTCTTCATCGGCGCCACCGAGAGCCGTGCCATGCGCAACTCGGTATGGCTGGGACTGGCCGTCTACCTGCCGACGTGGTGGCTGACCCAGGGCTTCGGCAACCATGGCCTGTGGTTTGCGTTCCTGGTGTTCACGCTGGTGCGCTCGGCCACCCTCGGCGCCTGCTATGTGCACTACCGGCGCACACGCTGGTGCGCCGTCGCCGGAAATCCCAAGAGCGCAGAAAGTGCCGAGGAATCAGTCAGCTAG
- a CDS encoding YfhL family 4Fe-4S dicluster ferredoxin, producing MTAPERREESHMALMITDECINCDVCEPECPNDAISPGEEIYVIDPARCTECVGHFDEPQCQQVCPVDCIPLDPERPETREQLMEKYEIITAA from the coding sequence CTGACGGCGCCTGAGCGCCGCGAGGAGAGCCACATGGCCCTGATGATCACCGACGAATGCATCAACTGTGACGTCTGCGAGCCGGAGTGTCCCAACGACGCCATCTCGCCCGGCGAAGAGATATACGTCATCGACCCCGCGCGCTGCACCGAGTGCGTCGGCCACTTCGACGAGCCCCAGTGCCAGCAGGTGTGCCCGGTCGACTGCATTCCACTCGACCCCGAGCGCCCGGAGACGCGTGAGCAGTTGATGGAGAAGTACGAGATCATCACCGCCGCCTGA
- the coaD gene encoding pantetheine-phosphate adenylyltransferase, with product MNTVVYPGTFDPITNGHRDLIQRAARIFDKVVIAVAASPRKQPALALAEREALAREVAADWPNVEVVGFDGLLTELLARLDARILLRGVRGATDFEYELQLANMNRAQSPDVETLFLTPEIQNSYLSSTLVREIARLGGDVSQHVSPCVVDALRRRFATDGA from the coding sequence ATGAACACCGTGGTCTATCCCGGCACCTTCGACCCCATCACCAACGGCCATCGTGATCTGATCCAGCGCGCCGCGCGGATCTTCGACAAGGTGGTGATCGCGGTCGCCGCCAGCCCGCGCAAGCAGCCGGCGCTGGCGCTGGCCGAGCGCGAGGCGCTGGCGCGTGAGGTGGCCGCGGACTGGCCCAATGTCGAGGTGGTGGGTTTCGATGGCCTGCTCACCGAGCTGCTGGCCCGGCTCGACGCGCGCATTCTGCTGCGCGGGGTGCGCGGCGCCACGGATTTCGAGTACGAGCTGCAGCTGGCCAACATGAACCGTGCCCAGTCGCCGGACGTGGAGACGCTGTTTCTGACCCCGGAGATCCAGAACTCCTATCTCTCCTCGACCCTGGTACGCGAGATCGCGCGCCTCGGCGGGGACGTTTCCCAACACGTATCGCCGTGCGTGGTCGACGCACTCCGCCGGCGCTTCGCGACTGACGGCGCCTGA